The Triticum aestivum cultivar Chinese Spring chromosome 3A, IWGSC CS RefSeq v2.1, whole genome shotgun sequence genome includes a region encoding these proteins:
- the LOC123060256 gene encoding uncharacterized protein — translation MEMESAGTEISFTFPGSGSGASNGCSGPAVSPDSPRFARHPRFLGAVREVAEDDPSGRFPDLLDTVEVVLRPDVSDSEENKPSRAENVYVALDDKVGWVSRKRRDVMPDERPTSADRVTALEKALTGFADRDSDSVVTPSVGLSFDSINEAYEFYNLYSWECGFGVRYAKSMTNVKGTKCMQEFVCCCSI, via the exons ATGGAGATGGAGTCCGCGGGGACGGAGATCAG CTTCACGTTCCCCGGTTCTGGATCTGGTGCATCCAATGGATGTAGCGGCCCGGCAGTCTCACCAGATTCGCCGCGGTTTGCAAGGCATCCTCGATTCCTGGGTGCAGTTCGTGAGGTCGCCGAAGATGATCCCAGCGGCCGATTCCCAGATTTATTAGATACAGTTGAAGTTGTTCTGCGCCCAGACGTCAGCGATTCAGAAGAGAAtaagcccagcagggcggagaatgtGTATGTAGCCCTGGACGACAAGGTTGGATGGGTTAGCAG GAAACGGCGGGATGTCATGCCAGACGAAAGACCAACAAGTGCAGACAGGGTCACCGCGCTGGAAAAAGCTCTAACCGGGTTTGCAGATAGGGATTCAGATTCTGTTGTGACTCCGTCCGTTGGGCTATCATTTGACTCGATAAATGAGGCATATGAATTCTACAACCTGTATTCTTGGGAGTGTGGATTTGGTGTTCGCTATGCAAAGAGCATGACGAATGTAAAAGGGACAAAATGCATGCAGGAGTTCGTCTGCTGCTGCTCGATATGA
- the LOC123057878 gene encoding uncharacterized protein — translation MLNIDNFMHMDHEFSWNLLLNTDAERSALKIEEGVYVTFNVIDIHNILGTPVEGEINIENTYAAPTSDQIKKIRGMLDLEDLPLYLTPADLRWALKKPCQNPFSEEDRVRTQVGFAMLCISTCFSPRDKRTTIPGEAYEICMDPSNLHKVNWGKYIHSELLRAATRCKKLLRERRTPHAYGGILVLQALHFDSVDCSAFVNPDLSVRPRIRFFTAGNLGRLILGNTIPGTVPKQYGVMKARVVPTQNLPWDTTHVRRKIAEAKAFINRLLHEHSLASTERNKKFSQRLSELNSGAICFVNNNMRKEIEMHMENERVVTRRHMETLIKYVDELGLGDFGNDLKQQLIDVAAQTGAYSGTGEGTS, via the exons ATGCTGAACATAGACAACTTCATGCACATGGACCATGAGTTCTCCTGGAACTTGTTACTGAACACCGATGCCGAGCGCTCTGCCCTTAAGATAGAAGAAGGCGTCTACGTCACTTTTAATGTGATTGACATTCACAACATCTTAGGCACGCCTGTCGAGGGAGAGATCAACATAGAAAACACATATGCTGCACCCACGTCAGACCAAATCAAGAAGATTAGGGGTATGCTAGATTTAGAAGATCTCCCTCTGTATCTGACGCCCGCTGACCTGCGGTGGGCTCTCAAGAAACCATGCCAAAACCCCTTTTCCGAGGAAGACAGAGTCCGAACCCAGGTTGGTTTTGCCATGCTTTGCATTTCCACTTGTTTTAGTCCTAGGGACAAAAGAACAACAATCCCAGGGGAAGCGTATGAGATATGCATGGACCCCTCGAACCTGCATAAGGTGAACTGGGGGAAATACATACATAGTGAACTACTCCGCGCGGCAACAAGATGCAAGAAGCTTTTAAGAGAAAGGAGGACGCCCCACGCGTACGGAGGCATATTAGTGTTGCAG GCGCTCCACTTTGACTCTGTTGACTGCTCTGCGTTTGTCAATCCCGATCTGTCCGTGCGTCCAAGAATAAGGTTCTTCACAGCTGGCAACCTCGGCAGACTTATACTTGGCAACACCATCCCAGGCACTGTTCCTAAGCAGTACGGTGTGATGAAG GCTAGGGTGGTGCCAACTCAAAACCTCCCGTGGGACACGACACATGTCAGGCGCAAAATCGCAGAG GCTAAAGCTTTTATAAACAGGTTGCTGCATGAACACTCGCTGGCTAGTACAGAGCGCAACAAGAAGTTTTCCCAGAGGCTATCTGAGCTTAACAGCGGGGCCATTTGTTTTGTGAACAACAACATGCGCAAGGAGATTGAAATGCACATGGAAAATGAGAGGGTAGTGACGAGGAGGCACATGGAAACTTTAATTAAGTACGTTGATGAGCTGGGCCTGGGAGACTTTGGAAACGACCTAAAACAACAACTCATTGATGTGGCGGCTCAAACAG GTGCCTACAGTGGGACTGGAGAAGGGACGAGCTGA